From Orenia marismortui DSM 5156, one genomic window encodes:
- a CDS encoding FMN-binding protein — MKRLSSILLSLVLFFGGMVPTASANSKYRDGKYIAYVADEHGDIVIELTINRAKIDKVEIISPIKNDNYPNKAAIEFYNKFPQEVVDKQSNEVDLISGATKSYNQYRKATDIALAIASGRYEGNVYYGIAKDYKDHGYVLLEVTIEEDLIKDVEIIPARDEKIEELAGNKGLRYPYYPAKKLYKDFPKTVVKEQSTDIDIVSGATVSTKAYNDALKRALEQAGLN; from the coding sequence ATGAAGAGGTTATCTAGTATATTATTAAGTTTAGTCTTATTTTTTGGAGGAATGGTTCCGACAGCATCTGCAAATAGTAAATATCGTGATGGTAAATATATTGCTTATGTAGCAGATGAGCATGGGGATATAGTGATTGAGCTAACTATAAATCGAGCTAAAATTGATAAGGTTGAGATTATTAGCCCGATAAAAAATGATAATTATCCGAATAAAGCAGCAATAGAATTTTATAATAAATTTCCTCAAGAGGTAGTTGATAAGCAATCTAATGAAGTTGATTTAATCTCAGGTGCAACAAAAAGTTATAATCAATATAGAAAGGCTACTGATATTGCTTTAGCTATAGCTTCAGGAAGATATGAGGGTAATGTATACTATGGAATTGCTAAAGATTATAAGGATCATGGTTATGTTTTATTAGAAGTAACAATTGAAGAAGATTTAATTAAAGATGTAGAGATTATTCCTGCTAGAGATGAAAAGATAGAAGAATTAGCAGGAAATAAAGGATTAAGATATCCATACTATCCTGCTAAGAAACTTTATAAAGATTTTCCTAAAACAGTTGTGAAAGAGCAATCCACAGATATAGATATAGTCTCTGGTGCTACTGTTAGTACTAAGGCATATAATGATGCTTTGAAGCGGGCTTTAGAACAAGCCGGATTAAATTAG
- a CDS encoding FeoA family protein gives MTLADVKRGDKFQIEFIPDDKIRAQAMRFGISEGSKVICQEKIPGGPVILKRNLQEIAIGRKLAEKIKVGK, from the coding sequence ATGACTTTAGCAGATGTGAAAAGAGGAGATAAATTTCAGATTGAATTTATTCCTGATGACAAGATAAGAGCGCAGGCTATGAGGTTTGGAATTTCAGAAGGTTCTAAAGTTATTTGTCAAGAGAAAATACCAGGTGGACCAGTAATTTTAAAGAGAAACTTACAGGAAATTGCAATTGGAAGGAAATTAGCAGAAAAGATTAAGGTTGGAAAGTGA
- the feoB gene encoding ferrous iron transport protein B: MDCCNISHQIDIPEGSKKIVLAGNPNVGKSIFFNSFTGIYVDVSNYPGTTLDISSGKYEDDVVIDTPGVYGVSSFNDEEIVARDVIASADVVVNIVDAVHLERDLFLTQQVIDMGIPVVVALNMMDEAQKHGLEIDVDALSKELGVPVIPTTATKGEGLSKVKEAVWTASTGNSSLELEDELEDVKFKGVNRAEALLILEGDPHVAEKYSIEVLEHREEIYRARRERVNNIVDKVVTETNEGTSLRTTIGRLMLRPLTGIPMLLLALYGLYQFVGVFIAQTVVGITEETIFIETYEPFIRGIVANIVDPASLIGQLLIGEFGIFTMAITYTFGLLLPLVIGFYLFLAILEDSGYLPRIAALVDRMLTSLGLNGRAIIPMLLGFGCVTMATITTRLLGSKRERIIAVFLLGLAIPCSAQLGVIAGLIAPLGAKFFMIYVAAIFVVYVLAGTFLNKILPGESTDLLIDLPPLRLPRITNVMQKTFIKSKSFIKEAGPIFAFGAVAITLMQEFGILEAIQNAVAPITVGWLELPKEAATAFIMGIVRRDFGAAGLTDLAMTSAQTTVALITITLFVPCIAAMLIMIKERSWKESIYIWFGSWITAFVTGGIVAKLLALF, from the coding sequence ATGGATTGCTGTAATATAAGTCATCAGATTGATATACCAGAAGGTAGTAAAAAGATTGTATTAGCAGGTAACCCTAATGTAGGGAAGTCTATATTTTTTAACTCTTTTACAGGAATTTATGTAGATGTATCTAACTATCCAGGAACAACTTTGGATATTAGTTCAGGAAAGTATGAAGATGATGTTGTTATTGATACGCCGGGAGTTTATGGAGTATCATCATTTAATGATGAAGAGATTGTAGCAAGAGATGTTATTGCTTCAGCTGATGTAGTAGTAAATATCGTTGATGCAGTACATTTAGAAAGAGATTTGTTCTTAACTCAACAGGTTATTGATATGGGGATTCCAGTAGTAGTAGCTTTAAATATGATGGATGAAGCTCAAAAACATGGCTTAGAAATAGATGTTGATGCTTTGAGTAAAGAGTTAGGAGTACCGGTTATTCCAACAACGGCTACCAAGGGAGAAGGACTATCAAAAGTAAAAGAGGCTGTTTGGACTGCTAGTACTGGTAATAGTAGTTTAGAGTTAGAAGATGAACTAGAAGATGTAAAGTTCAAAGGTGTTAATCGTGCAGAGGCTTTATTAATTTTAGAAGGCGATCCTCATGTAGCTGAGAAATATAGTATAGAAGTTTTAGAACATAGAGAAGAAATATATCGTGCCAGAAGAGAAAGAGTAAATAATATTGTTGATAAGGTAGTTACTGAGACTAATGAAGGAACAAGTTTAAGAACAACTATAGGTCGATTGATGCTGAGGCCATTAACAGGTATACCAATGCTATTATTAGCTTTATATGGATTATATCAGTTTGTTGGGGTATTTATAGCTCAGACAGTGGTAGGGATTACAGAAGAGACCATCTTTATTGAGACCTATGAGCCTTTCATTAGAGGGATTGTAGCTAATATAGTTGATCCAGCTTCATTGATTGGTCAATTATTAATAGGAGAGTTTGGAATATTTACAATGGCTATCACTTATACTTTTGGCTTACTACTTCCATTGGTTATTGGCTTTTATCTCTTCTTAGCGATTTTAGAGGATTCAGGTTACTTACCAAGAATTGCGGCTTTAGTTGATAGAATGCTGACATCTTTAGGATTGAATGGTAGAGCTATTATTCCAATGTTATTAGGGTTTGGTTGTGTAACTATGGCTACAATTACAACTAGATTACTAGGTTCTAAACGTGAACGGATTATTGCAGTATTCTTATTAGGATTAGCGATTCCTTGTTCAGCCCAATTAGGGGTTATTGCAGGATTGATTGCTCCTTTAGGTGCTAAATTCTTTATGATTTATGTTGCTGCTATTTTTGTTGTTTATGTTTTAGCAGGAACTTTCTTAAATAAGATATTACCTGGTGAGTCTACAGATTTATTAATTGATTTACCACCACTTCGCTTGCCAAGAATTACTAATGTTATGCAAAAGACCTTTATCAAGTCTAAATCTTTTATTAAAGAAGCAGGTCCAATCTTTGCATTTGGTGCAGTAGCAATTACTTTAATGCAAGAGTTTGGAATCTTAGAGGCTATTCAAAATGCAGTAGCACCAATAACTGTAGGGTGGCTAGAACTGCCTAAAGAAGCTGCTACAGCATTTATCATGGGAATTGTTCGTCGTGACTTTGGGGCAGCAGGTTTAACAGATTTGGCTATGACATCAGCACAGACTACAGTAGCTTTAATTACAATTACATTATTTGTTCCATGTATCGCAGCAATGCTAATTATGATCAAAGAGAGAAGCTGGAAAGAAAGCATTTATATCTGGTTTGGAAGCTGGATTACAGCCTTTGTGACAGGTGGTATTGTAGCTAAGTTGTTGGCCTTATTTTAA